Proteins found in one Muntiacus reevesi chromosome 2, mMunRee1.1, whole genome shotgun sequence genomic segment:
- the LIN7B gene encoding protein lin-7 homolog B gives MAALVEPLGLEREVSRAVELLERLQRSGELPPQKLQALQRVLQSRFCSAIREVYEQLYDTLDITGSAEIRAHATAKATVAAFTASEGHAHPRVVELPKTDEGLGFNIMGGKEQNSPIYISRVIPGGVADRHGGLKRGDQLLSVNGVSVEGEQHEKAVELLKAAQGSVKLVVRYTPRVLEEMEARFEKMRSARRRQQHQSYSSLESRG, from the exons ATGGCTGCGCTGGTGGAGCCGCTGGGGCTGGAGCGGG aAGTGTCCCGGGCGGTGGAGCTCCTCGAGCGGCTCCAGCGCAGCGGGGAGCTGCCCCCGCAGAAGCTGCAAGCCCTCCAGCGAGTCCTGCAGAGCCGCTTCTGCTCTGCCATTCGGGAG GTGTATGAGCAGCTCTACGACACGCTGGACATCACCGGCAGTGCTGAGATCCGGGCCCACGCCACGGCCAAG GCCACGGTGGCCGCCTTCACAGCCAGTGAGGGCCACGCACATCCCAGGGTAGTGGAACTGCCGAAGACGGACGAGGGCCTGGGCTTCAACATCATGGGGGGCAAGGAGCAGAATTCGCCTATCTACATCTCCCGTGTCATCCCCGGGGGCGTGGCTGACCGCCACGGAGGCCTGAAGCGTGGGGACCAGCTGCTGTCAGTGAATGGTGTG AGCGTTGAGGGTGAGCagcatgagaaggcagtggaacTTCTGAAGGCTGCCCAGGGCTCGGTGAAGCTGGTGGTACGCTACACACCTCGGGTGCTGGAGGAGATGGAAGCCCGCTTTGAGAAGATGCGCTCCGCCCGGCGGCGCCAGCAACATCAGAGCTACTC GTCCTTGGAGTCTCGAGGCTGA